The sequence below is a genomic window from Gopherus evgoodei ecotype Sinaloan lineage chromosome 9, rGopEvg1_v1.p, whole genome shotgun sequence.
CCTGGCTTAAAAAAACTAGCAGGTTGGGTTCTAGTTAGGGCTTGTCCCAGGGCAAAAGGGCTGGGCCAGCTTTGGCACAATGGCATTCCACCAAGAGTTCTTCGGTTAGCTTATGTTAAAAGGGCGGGAAATGGTCTTGCACTGGAGCTGCACCCATATGCTGTTACCCACAGAATATGTGGAGTGACTGGGTAATGGGccaattccagtcctggagtAAAGGGCTACAACACCCATTAATGCTGATGGGAGATGTGACTCCTGTAAGCAGATGTCTTTGGCCCTGTGTCTGTGGCAAGCTTAGCCCTGAATTCCAGGACTCCTGTGCCTGTGAAATCTCTGCCTTTCTGTTGCAGTAATGTAGGTTTGGGTGTTGAATTCACTCCTTTGTGCTTGACCCCAATAAAATGTGATCTAACCTGTAACTCTGTGTGTCGGCCTCCTGCCTGCACCACAAGCTTAGCAAACGGGCTCGGGAACCTGGGGATCTCCCCTCTCTCAGGGGGAGGTTAGTACAAGGCCATTTTAACTTGGGCTTCAGCCAGTTGGATGACAGACCCAGGTGGAGAGGATGCtgccttcctcccaccctccagcATGCAAGTTTTTCTTGGCAAAAGGGCTCCCCACTTCTACAGCAAGTACAGGAGCCTTTGTTCTTCCTCTCTTCagaatgggtttttttaaaatctgctccATTTTCTCCTCCACAATCCCACAGGTGCAGCTAGCACAAGATCATTCTCAACCCCACCCCACAAGTTCAGCCCAACAGCTGACCTTCCCTTCAGCCAGGTATTGCCAAGGGCTCCCCACAAGGGTCCTGAGCTGCCCCACTGACATTAAAACACATTGAATAAAATCTGAAAATATGGTTCTTTACAAACAGGGCCCAGCCCCTCTGGTTTTCCGGAGTAAGGGATGCCTCAGGAAAGAGAGTTGACAGACAGACATACACAGGAAGAGACTACATCTCAGAGGCTTTCAAACTGATTAGGATTccttcatttgtttaaaaaatccaaaacacaaAAACACTTCCTTCATTGAGAAACTTAACGGATCCGAAAAGGAGCCACAGTGCTAGAGGcaccagagggaccccccacaGTGGGCAGAGTTTGACACAGTACATTAGAAAATAGattagtaaaaacaaaaatacattttttgcaaCAACTTTGAGATTTGGTCGGTAGCATGTTGGGGGCGGGTGGAAGAGTTTGGTTGTAGCCTCCAACACAatccccagcaggcacggggcaCTAGCATGGGCAGGGAGTGGACCACCACTGGAGTGGCAGAGAGCTGAGCCTATGCAGCGGGGACAAGTCCCACCCACAGGACTAAGTCTttcagggggaggggtgtggagaGCCCAGAACCTGGCACAGGGTTGGTGATCTCAGAGAGGCCAGCCAGACTCAAGGCTCCTCCTCTGTGCTCTCCCAGCAGGGGAAGAGGGAACAGTGCTCCAGGGGACAACACAGTCCAGCTGGAGCTAAAGGAGGCAGCAATTTTAAACTGTGCTCACTTGTAGAGATGGGGGGAAAAGTGGGAATGCCTTTGCGCCTTCTACCCTGGCCATCCCACTTGCATCAAGCCAGCATAGAGCAGGAGCTTTAAGGCTGAATGGGTCAAGAGGCTGGGCCACACAGCCAAGGGAGTAACAGGAAGGACCCTGCCTCCAGATCTCAACAGTGCTGCCCTCGAGCCACAGAGGTAGGTCAACTCCAACCTCCCCCGCTACTCTGCAGAGCACTGCCCTTCAGGACTCTCAGCACACATCTGCTGTAAAGGGAGTGCTGGGACACAGGGCATAGTGCAGGTCTCACATGCTACGATCACCTCCAGTGCCAGATGAGACAGACAGTTCTGAGAACTAGTTACTAACAGGCCAGTAAATGTGGGACaagatggggagggggggctccTGCCTCAGGcttgtggaggagaagcaggtcAGACACCTCAGTAACCccaattcctccctccctccacaccagGGTCTCACACTAGGACATACCACACGTGGAGGGGAATAAGAGTGCCCTCTTGAACAGAATCAGGCATTCCCCCTAGGTAGAGACTGGGAATTCCAACAGACAGGCAGGCAGGGGACACTCCTCCCCAGGGAGTGCAAGGGGTTGCCACAGAAGGGCTCCTTCTTTTAGCCCCACTCAACATCtcttggtgggagacagggagggaAGATGGCACAGAGGAGATGGATGAGCTGCCTCAAAGAAGCCCTTGAGTTGAGACTGGGAGCCCCCAGAAGCCTGGCTCATGCAGACAGGAGAAGCAAGGAGTCAGGCTCCAAAGAGCTCCTTCTCCCAAGGCAACAGCCCCTGTGAACGGACCACCCATCCCTTGCCCCAGCTAGCGGAACCCCTCGCAGCCAGAGCTGCTCCAGGTGGAAAAGCACATGGGGGCCCTGGAATACTGCAGCAAGGCCTAGGCACCCCTGACAAAGGGAGTTCAGAGTCAACcggggcagagagagggaaagagctttttatcatttacttcaatgggggcacagcctccccagggaaggggtggaagccccattgcttggggcagcaaacacagGAGTTGACAAGGCACTAGGGAACaaatcctgccctggccccaggaaCAGACTGCATGCATGACCCAAGAGGGCTCTTCCCTCATGATTCCCTGGTGCAACTGCTCTGCAGTTGATGCAGGGTCAAGAGAGTAGCGAGCTCTGCACCTGGCATtgctctccccccacactcctgtAGTGAAAGGTGCACTCCCCAAAGGGCACAGGAGGCTGCCCACTCCATGACTGTTCAAGGACCTCTAAGCCTGCTAGTCACTAATGGGGAAGTTTGGGAAGGAAGCTACAGAAAACTATCCCCAGGTGGAATGCCTGACCACGTGTTTCTGGCCCTCCTGGCACCCAAGACAGTATTTCCTGGCCACCCCACCaccttaaataataaaataatgccacagatggagggagaagggggagggagagagacaaacacTGCCATGGTCACAGTCACCTTCCCATCATGATTCCTCAATCCTGCCACTCCACTGCAGGGCAGCTGCAGATGTCAGACACGACTGCTGGAGCAGAAAGAGAGGGCCTCGGCCAGGCTAGCATTTAGCACTAAGGACCAACTGCAGAGCGAGAAGTCCTACCTCAGCCTATTCCGAGACCAGCTGCAAGGGTAAAGGTCTCCACCAATGACTGACACGCTCTGCTCGCTCTTAGAAGCCATTGGCAATGACCTGGGCCAGGCGCACTCCTGTCCACAATCGAAGTGAATAAAGACTAAAGCAAAATGGCCATGAAGAATCACCtgccagccagcccatctgctCCCCTCAGTGAGGGGTGGTCTGCTCGCCGGCCAGCCTTCTCCGCCTGGTAATCACTTCTGGCATTGATTGGACAGAACAAACAACGTTCTCCTTTTGAGCAGAGGTTAGTGCTCGGTTGGCCCATCGTCCCGGGGCTGTGCTGGGAGTTCCACAGCAGAAGGCTGAGCCTCCTCTGGCATCCCAGTGGGGCTCAGTGGCAGCATGGGGAcctgggaagaagagagagagtaaTGAGATGGAGCAGACACTCCCAAACCCACAGTGTGTTTTTCCCTCCAAATCCACAGGTGACAGCCCCGCCCACTGAGGTCAAGCAGGGATGGGAGCAAAGGACAGGAAGGGCCCTCCTGCATCACTCAGTTCAGACCCAGCTCTTGCAGGCCATACTGTCATGTAATCCTGTTTGACTGATCAAGCTCTGTCGTAAAACTAGCTGGGCTGTTCTCCCCACTGCTCTGACTAATAGGCTGTTCCAGAGCCACCTTCCTCTGCTCATTAAACTCAGTTTGTCCACGGACAGTTTGTCCCTACTTGTTCCTGCCCCAACATTGTCCTGTAGCTTCAacaccctttctctctccctgctgcttcccccatGGTCAGCAATGGCTTCAGGCTCCTGCTTGCTTTTCTTCACCTGCAGGCCAAGGTTAGAAGGGCCAGGTAAAGCGTGAAAAAGGGAACTAACTCTCTAATTGCCCCTGCCTACCTCCTCCTTCCAAcaagccctgcagcccccttggcCACTGTTCTCTCTCGTGAGGTTACACTCCCAGTTATGGTTTGGCACCACCGAGTGTTGCTGCAGGGCAAGTGGAGGAGCCGGGTTAGAGAGGAGGAAAGGGGCCTAGGGAACCAGGAGTGAGTGGACTATTCAGGCTTCCAACAGATACAGCTGCCCTGCAGAAGCAGGTGCTGCCATAACACCCTCACCCACAGATGGAAACGTGGGGAGGAAAAAAGGCTGCAGAGCGAGTGATAAATCAAGCCATGCCCAGGTTTCTGGGTCCCCTGCTCACTACACCATGGCTTCCTCCTACTGCAGTGAGTGCCCAGTGCCAACACTGGcagggtgtgattcccagtggTTCCCCAGCTGACCACACCTGCCTTCAAGGTGCCACAAGAGAGTGCAAAGGAGCCCAGCTGCTTGGAAGCTTCTTTTTAGCCACCCTGCTTTCCCCCCATCACAGACACCCCTGCTGCCAGCATCATCTCTGCAGAAAGACTCCTTCCAGGAGGTCCCTCAGCTCAGGACCTAGCTTTACTCTAAGAACAGTTGGCTCACTCCCCCTATTGAAGGTTGTTCTCAGCCCCTTTCTGTCCTCCTGGCTAGAGCTGGAGCTTAGGGCTACCATCATCAGCAGGAGAGGAGTGCAGGGCATCTGGCCACATGGAGGAAGAGGGTCACTTACTGCACTTTGACACGTGGGGCTGTTGCTGCCTTCCCGAAAGCTGCCCACTACCTGCGCACCAAGCACCTGAGCAGCACTGGGCTCCTGAGTGCTGCTCTTCTCCGGCGCGCTGGGCTCCTGAGTGCTGGGTCCCCGAGTGCTGCTCTCCCCCTGCGCGCTGCTCTCCTCTTGCTGCAAGATGCCCCGTCTGTCCAGCACACTGCAAGAAATAGAGTGGGGAGGCTGAGGGCACAGTCCTGCCTTGCCCAaggcaggatgggggagggggtgggctgAGGGCACAGCCCTGCCTCACCTGAGGCAGCACCGGAGAGGAGCTGCCCCTTGGCTGAGGAAGGATGAAGTGCAGCACAAACTTGCCTCACTACAGGCACATACAGAAGGCCCCCTCTCTCTCAGGTTTTGGGTACAGACACCACCCCCGTCTCTCCTAAAGAAAGCCATGCTTGGCAGAACAACTGCCACTGTGTAATGGGCTGGCAAGGCAAGGGCTTATGCCACAGACACCCGCATCCATGACCCAGTGCCCCCTAGCCCCACATGCCATGCAGGCCTGCGATTGCTCCGCAGCTCttacctggggggcaggggcccaCACAGCACTTCACAGCAGTTCTTCACAATGTTCCCATGGCTATAGGGATTCTGCACCCGGTTCTTCCCAGTCCACGCTCCCTTAATCTGCAAGCAGAGAACATCCCAAAGGGATGGGGTGTGAGTTCCCTGCCAGACCAGGGCTCTCGAGCATTCAGCTTCACTGACTGATGCACTGGGGCATTGCACAGGTGCCCCTTGTTCGTCACGGTTACACGCCACCTGGGCTCTGGCTGCCTCTCAGAGCAGGGTTTGGACCCTGTTATTTCCATTGCTGACACATGGAGACCCTCAGCACGAGCACAAACCTACGTCCCTGGGGACTGAAGAGTGGGGGCCCAGATTCCTCATGAGTCTAGTGGCCGGGCAGGGGCTGAAGAGAGGGGATTTGGGTCCTCCCCATTCATGACCAGCAGGCCCAAGGAGGCCTCAGAATAAGCTTCAGTTGACCTACACTGCATTTCTGGGGCCTGTGGCAGCAGTGAACCCGTGTGCTGCCCTGGATGTatgccctccctccatccccagcctgTGCCTGGGGTTTGGCCTTGCTGCTTGCGAGAGAAATTCACCCAGTGATGAACTGAtttagtggggtgggggagatggctCTGAAGAGAAGCTGGGGAGAGGCAAGCAGACAGACAGGAGAGAGTGGGGAACATCACTCACATCTTCGTTGGTCGTCTGGTTCAGAGCCACCAGGAAGGTGTGGAATCCGGTTAACCCCACCACTGACCAGAGGGTGAAGAAACAGATAAGCACCTCCAGTACGGTGAGCAGCTGGTTAAGGATTCACAACCCCACGGCACAGCATCTATCTTCCACTGACCCTGCTCCATGACACTCTGTGTcgctcccctctgctccctctaAACACATAGACCTGCTCCTCTCCCATCGTCCCATGGCCTatagccacccccacccccaattaaAAAGGAAGCCTCCAGAAAGCCCCTCGGAAGATGCTGCACACAAGGGCTGTGGCTGCTTTTCAGACACACACCTCCCTCCCTCaccagggcagaggggtgggagaggcaggtACGCTCCACGCGGTGGGGAAAGATATGTTCCAGGGGTCTCTTTCAATGTATTCAGGAAGCCAATCTTCATGGATTCTGGACAACACAAATGAGAGAAGTTAATGTACAGTACTGCCCAGAAAGACAGGCCTCACGCCTCCTCCAGTCTATTGATTTCTGTGCTGATCTTGACCCAACTCCCCACCCTGACAACACAGCTCCCCACTCTGATCCCCCCCGCTGGCAGGACTCACTGAGCGCCACGTAGACGATGTTGAAGGTGAAGATGTAGATGGTGAGGAGCGAGAGCGAGAGGATGAAGAGGTAGAAGTAGCGGTAATTCCTCTTCCCCACACAGTTCCCAACCCAGGGGCAGTGATGGTCAAAGCGCTCTGGGGGAGCAAGAAAAGAATGTCAGTGTACCTGCAGTATGGGGCGAGGCAGGGGCACCAAGCCCTGCCGACACATCCCACCTGCACAGCTGGGGAGGCcatagcccaagcccaagcccaaggcAAGGGGCTTTCATTTCCTGTGCCTCCATCAGCAGAAAGCGCTCTCAGGTTGTACCAAGCTAAGTCTCCAGGGGGAAGGATCCAGAGGGAAGAACACTTCCTAACCCACTCCTCTGCGCAGAAAACACTCCCCCATACTGCAACCCTGGAAGAGGACGGCCTCTAGTGTGGGGATACCTGGCTTTTTCCAGACCAACCTCCCATGCCACAACTGAAGAGTTTCAGAACCCCCTCTACCTACCACAAAGACAGAGAGCATGGTCGATACACGGGCCTGAGTGTGGCCCAAGGTAGAGACCCCATCCTCCAACGAAACCAGGCAAATGAGCTAGCAAAGCTCCTCCACTGAGCAAAGTGCTCCTGAAGCAGAGAGGTCACTTCTAGTTGGGTATTCAACTCTATGGGAAGTCTATTGAgcactgctgttcctgctcccagagtgcactgctgtTTGTTTCCAGTATTAGATATAACACACGGAGCCCCATTAACCTAGTGTCTATTTCAGTTACAAAAATCAGCAACTGCTCCCCTTCATCCTCTTAGCTTCCCACAGTGTGCAGATCACAGCTGTTGCAGATAAAAGGTGGAGGATATATTTattaaatcacacacacacacacacacacacacacacacacacacacacacacacacacacacacacacacacacacacacacacacacacacacacacacacacacacacacacacactcttaactttaaaagaacattattaaggttgcaaagtcaaacactcacaagttaggaaatgccagaattaagcttgtccatgcaaccttaatttgcctCCTGCATGCCTATGTATTATGACAGTACTTAATTCCATGatcatactattttttccccaagagaACAGCTGCTTCATTTTAAAGAGTCATTactaagggcacaagagcaaaccaTCTCAATGCATAGGAAAGATGGGAAGTATGTGGGGATgaccttggcttaaccaggagatcttcaacaaCCTGAAACCCAATAAAGAGGGATACGAGAAGTGGAAACTACGTCAAATTATTaaggatgaatataaataaaagtatcagaggggtagacatgttggttgctttttacagagccagactaaaaGTTCTGTggtaccttacagactaacagaagtattgaagcataagcagtgtctgacgaagtgggtattcacccatgaaagcttatgctccaatacttctgttagtctataaggtgccacaggagcctttgtagctttattaaaaaaaaaaattaaaaaaaaaagcatgttggggcaaaattagaaaggtcaagATAAAACCAGGTAGGGACACAAAAgataaaaaaacattttacaaatatgtgagaagcaagaggaagaccgaagacaaggtaggcccattactcaatgaggaaaGAAAGACAATAATGGTTTAAGcattaaatgccttttttgtttcaattttcaccaaaaaatttaGCAGTGACTGATGACTAACacagtgaacatcagtgtaaatggggtaggatctgaggcagATCGAAcctacctggatttcagtgaggcatttgatacagttccacatgggaaataattagttaaactggagaaaatggggattaatatgagaactgaaacaTGGACAAGGAATTGGTTAGTGGGGAGAATGCAACAGGTtatactgaaaagtgaactgtcagggcagagggaggttACTACTGGAGTTCCTCAGGCATTGGTCTTCAGACCAAtcgtatttaacatttttattaatggccttcacacaaaaagtgggagtgtactaataaaatttgcagatgacacaaagttgggaggtgtTGCTAATAGAGAGGAGGAGCAGATTATCACACAAGAAGATTTGGacgaccttgaaaactggagtaatagaaatgagatGGAATTTAATAGTaaaaggtcatgcacttagggattaagaACAAGAATTCGTGTTACAaactggggacttatcagttggaagtaacagaggaggagaaacaaGACATggtatattggttgatcacagaataaCTATGAGTTGCCAGTGCAATGTAGCCattaaaaaggctaatgcagtcataggatgcatcaggtgaggtactTCCATTAGAGGACAGGGatgtgttagtaccgttatacaaggcactggtgagaccccatctggaatgctgtttgcaattctggtctcccatgattaagatgaattcaaactggaacaagttcagaaaagggctacCAAGATGATCCGcggaatggagaacctaccttatgagaggagactcaaagagcttggcttgtttagcctaaccaaaagaaggctgaggggagatatgattgctctctacaaatacatcagaggaataTATACCATGGAGGGAGAGGCGTTAagcgccaatgtggacacaagaacaaatggatataaactggccatcaacaagtttaggcttgaaattagatgaaggtttctaaccatcagaggagtgaagttctgcaacagccttccaaggggaagcaaaaaaaccccaaacaactaactggcttcaggactgagcatgataagtttatggaggggatggtaggaCTAACTacttacaatggcatgtagcccatctgagactgccagtagcaaatatctccaacggcTGGTGATGGACACTAGATGAGGTGggttgagttactgcagagaattctttcccaggtgtctggctggtaagtcttgcccacatgctcaggg
It includes:
- the ZDHHC9 gene encoding palmitoyltransferase ZDHHC9 isoform X2, which translates into the protein MSVMVVRKKAMRKWEKLPGRNTFCCDGRIMMARQKGIFYLTLFLILGTCALFFAFECRYLAVQLSPAIPVFAVVLFLFAMAMLLRTSFSDPGVIPRALPDEAAFIEMEIEATNGTVPQGQRPPPRIKNFQINNQIVKLKYCYTCKIFRPPRASHCSICDNCVERFDHHCPWVGNCVGKRNYRYFYLFILSLSLLTIYIFTFNIVYVALKSMKIGFLNTLKETPGTVLEVLICFFTLWSVVGLTGFHTFLVALNQTTNEDIKGAWTGKNRVQNPYSHGNIVKNCCEVLCGPLPPSVLDRRGILQQEESSAQGESSTRGPSTQEPSAPEKSSTQEPSAAQVLGAQVVGSFREGSNSPTCQSAVPMLPLSPTGMPEEAQPSAVELPAQPRDDGPTEH
- the ZDHHC9 gene encoding palmitoyltransferase ZDHHC9 isoform X1, which translates into the protein MSVMVVRKKAMRKWEKLPGRNTFCCDGRIMMARQKGIFYLTLFLILGTCALFFAFECRYLAVQLSPAIPVFAVVLFLFAMAMLLRTSFSDPGVIPRALPDEAAFIEMEIEATNGTVPQGQRPPPRIKNFQINNQIVKLKYCYTCKIFRPPRASHCSICDNCVERFDHHCPWVGNCVGKRNYRYFYLFILSLSLLTIYIFTFNIVYVALKSMKIGFLNTLKETPGTYLSPPRGAYLPLPPLCPVVGLTGFHTFLVALNQTTNEDIKGAWTGKNRVQNPYSHGNIVKNCCEVLCGPLPPSVLDRRGILQQEESSAQGESSTRGPSTQEPSAPEKSSTQEPSAAQVLGAQVVGSFREGSNSPTCQSAVPMLPLSPTGMPEEAQPSAVELPAQPRDDGPTEH